One segment of Acetoanaerobium noterae DNA contains the following:
- a CDS encoding NAD(P)/FAD-dependent oxidoreductase produces MKLYEGNMYWPTTKKSIKYDSLNTDIDKDIAIIGAGMSGILCGYELAKRGHEVVLVEAEEIAKGSSSANTGLLQYSSDKMLYEFIDEIGKENAVLFYRMCHEAMKDLKTLSERLPERGDFVTRKSLYLASKIEDITKLKKEYKALLENDFPVEYIDSKALETDYGIKGTEALLTKEDAEVNPYKFILEISKEAVRLGLDIFENSKVLDIDKSDDCFIIKTKDGSIKAEKLVYATGYKASNYSEIKDGEINRTYALATEPISGDSWKDRCLIWETARPYFYARMTEDNRIILGGEDEEKDSITNSEEKLQKNTLKLLEKLTNLFPHIETKIEYSWNAVFGESDDGIPFIGQDTDDKDVYYCLGFGGNGTVYSMAGSKIIADLIEGKSNKYAHIVSLDRQG; encoded by the coding sequence ATGAAATTATATGAAGGAAATATGTACTGGCCTACAACAAAAAAATCTATAAAATATGATAGCTTAAATACGGATATAGATAAAGATATAGCTATAATAGGTGCGGGGATGTCAGGCATCTTATGTGGTTATGAATTAGCAAAAAGAGGACATGAGGTAGTTTTAGTAGAGGCTGAAGAAATAGCTAAAGGTAGCAGTAGTGCCAATACTGGACTATTACAATATTCTAGCGATAAGATGCTTTATGAGTTTATAGATGAGATTGGAAAAGAAAATGCTGTATTATTTTATAGGATGTGCCATGAAGCCATGAAAGATTTAAAAACTCTTTCTGAAAGGCTTCCTGAAAGAGGAGATTTTGTAACTAGAAAGAGCTTGTATTTGGCAAGTAAAATTGAGGATATAACGAAGCTTAAAAAAGAGTATAAAGCTCTTTTGGAAAATGATTTTCCAGTTGAGTATATTGACAGCAAGGCTCTAGAGACTGACTATGGGATAAAAGGAACTGAGGCTTTGCTTACTAAAGAAGATGCAGAAGTAAATCCGTATAAATTTATACTTGAAATATCAAAGGAGGCAGTAAGGTTAGGACTTGATATATTTGAAAATTCTAAAGTTTTAGACATTGACAAATCAGATGATTGTTTTATTATTAAAACAAAGGATGGTAGTATAAAAGCAGAGAAGCTAGTATATGCTACGGGATATAAAGCTAGTAATTACAGTGAAATAAAAGATGGAGAGATAAATAGAACCTATGCACTAGCAACAGAGCCTATCTCTGGTGACAGCTGGAAGGATAGATGCTTAATTTGGGAAACTGCTAGACCTTATTTTTACGCTAGAATGACAGAAGATAATAGAATCATACTAGGCGGTGAAGACGAAGAAAAGGATAGTATAACAAATAGTGAAGAAAAATTGCAAAAAAATACATTAAAGCTACTAGAAAAGCTGACAAATCTTTTTCCACATATTGAAACCAAAATCGAGTATTCATGGAATGCTGTATTTGGAGAATCTGACGATGGAATTCCATTTATAGGACAGGACACAGATGACAAAGATGTTTATTATTGTCTTGGCTTTGGAGGAAATGGAACTGTATATAGTATGGCTGGCTCAAAAATAATTGCTGACCTAATAGAAGGAAAATCAAATAAATATGCTCATATTGTGAGCTTAGATAGACAAGGATAA
- a CDS encoding D-serine ammonia-lyase codes for MLEKIVQGKSLETWFNEFPKLREVYDLKEVLWINDKYESIKSKTSFEPSMDDILDAMNRLGRFASYIKVAFPVTRESDGIIESELFEIDMMKNDLAKKANKDFEGRLFIKGDHALPISGSIKARGGIYEVLKHAEDLAISHGLLKEGMDYSVFDSEEFRALFSQHSIAVGSTGNLGLSIGIISARLGFKVYVHMSSDAKKWKKDLLRSKGVTVIEYESDYSKAVEEGRKQAELDDKMYFVDDENSVNLFLGYAVAALRLSKQLKDMNIAVDSEHPLFVYLPCGVGGGPGGVAYGLKLIFGDNVHCFFAEPTHSPCMLIGMMTSLHDKVSVQDFDIDNKTAADGLAVGRPSGFVGKILENLLSGVYSVTDENLFIMLSDLADLEEIYLEPSALAGVNGIVHMHSEEAKGYIEKNNLADKMKSAVHIAWATGGSMVPEAEMKLYYETGDKLRK; via the coding sequence ATGCTAGAGAAAATCGTTCAAGGGAAAAGTTTAGAAACGTGGTTTAATGAATTTCCTAAGCTAAGAGAGGTGTATGATTTAAAGGAAGTGCTTTGGATTAATGACAAGTATGAATCAATAAAAAGTAAAACAAGCTTTGAACCTAGCATGGATGATATTTTGGATGCTATGAATCGCTTGGGTAGGTTTGCTTCATATATAAAGGTTGCATTTCCTGTAACTAGAGAAAGTGATGGAATCATTGAGTCAGAGCTATTTGAAATTGATATGATGAAAAATGATTTAGCAAAGAAAGCTAATAAGGATTTTGAGGGAAGATTGTTTATAAAAGGAGACCATGCTCTTCCTATATCTGGCTCAATAAAAGCCAGAGGTGGAATATATGAGGTACTAAAGCATGCAGAGGATTTGGCTATTAGTCATGGTCTTTTAAAGGAAGGCATGGATTATTCTGTTTTTGATTCAGAGGAGTTTAGAGCTTTATTTTCTCAGCATTCCATAGCTGTAGGCTCTACTGGAAATCTAGGGCTTAGTATAGGAATAATAAGTGCTAGGCTTGGGTTCAAAGTTTATGTTCACATGTCTTCAGATGCGAAAAAATGGAAAAAGGATTTACTTAGAAGTAAAGGGGTTACAGTAATTGAGTACGAATCTGATTATAGCAAGGCTGTAGAAGAAGGAAGAAAACAGGCAGAGCTAGATGACAAGATGTATTTCGTAGACGATGAAAACTCTGTCAATTTATTTCTAGGATATGCGGTTGCAGCTCTTAGACTCAGCAAGCAGCTAAAGGATATGAATATAGCTGTAGATAGTGAGCATCCATTATTTGTTTATCTGCCTTGCGGAGTTGGAGGAGGCCCTGGAGGGGTAGCATATGGACTTAAGCTGATATTTGGAGATAATGTTCATTGCTTCTTTGCTGAGCCTACTCATTCTCCATGCATGCTCATAGGGATGATGACTTCACTGCATGACAAGGTAAGCGTACAGGATTTTGACATTGACAATAAAACTGCTGCTGACGGGCTTGCAGTAGGAAGACCATCTGGGTTTGTAGGAAAAATATTAGAAAATTTACTAAGCGGAGTTTACAGCGTTACTGATGAAAATCTATTTATAATGCTTTCTGATTTAGCTGATTTAGAAGAAATATACCTTGAGCCTTCTGCACTTGCTGGAGTAAATGGAATAGTTCATATGCATAGTGAAGAGGCAAAGGGTTATATAGAAAAAAATAATTTAGCTGATAAAATGAAATCTGCTGTTCACATTGCTTGGGCTACAGGTGGAAGTATGGTGCCAGAAGCTGAGATGAAGCTTTATTATGAAACTGGTGACAAGCTTAGAAAATAA
- a CDS encoding energy-coupling factor ABC transporter ATP-binding protein: MSHNTIKVMDLHHTYPDKREALRGISFEVQQGESIGLVGANGAGKSTLLQHLVGVLMASSGSIEVGHIPVNKTTLQTIRQKVGLVFQDSDNQLFMNRVYDDVAFGPRNYNIPEDKVDDIVKESLNRMGIEHLAERAPYKLSGGEKKSAAIASVLAMSPDILVMDEPTSGLDPKSRRNLINILGSFEHTKIIATHDMDMVIDLCDRTIILKDGLVAADGPTLEIFSDAKLLEECSLEIPLRMASCPKCSKQSE, encoded by the coding sequence ATGAGCCATAATACTATAAAAGTAATGGATTTGCATCATACATATCCCGATAAAAGAGAAGCGCTAAGAGGAATTTCCTTTGAAGTACAGCAAGGAGAATCTATAGGTTTAGTTGGAGCAAATGGAGCTGGAAAATCTACATTACTTCAGCATCTTGTAGGTGTGCTAATGGCTTCAAGTGGAAGTATAGAAGTAGGACATATACCTGTAAATAAAACAACGCTTCAGACAATAAGGCAAAAAGTTGGATTGGTTTTTCAGGATTCTGATAATCAGCTTTTTATGAATAGAGTATATGATGATGTAGCATTTGGACCTAGAAATTACAATATTCCAGAAGATAAAGTGGATGATATAGTTAAAGAAAGTTTAAATAGGATGGGTATCGAGCATTTAGCTGAAAGGGCTCCGTATAAGCTTTCTGGAGGAGAAAAAAAGTCAGCCGCTATTGCTAGTGTATTAGCAATGTCTCCTGATATTTTGGTGATGGATGAGCCAACCTCAGGACTTGATCCTAAATCAAGAAGAAATTTAATTAATATTTTAGGTTCTTTTGAGCATACAAAAATTATTGCAACTCACGATATGGATATGGTAATAGATTTATGTGACAGAACTATAATTTTAAAGGATGGATTAGTAGCTGCTGATGGGCCTACTTTAGAGATATTTTCAGATGCAAAGCTTTTGGAAGAATGCTCTTTAGAAATTCCACTTCGAATGGCTAGCTGTCCTAAATGCTCAAAGCAAAGTGAATGA
- a CDS encoding energy-coupling factor ABC transporter permease: MHMADALMSPAVGTALWGSSAVAMAYSSKKVQSGLDDNKIPLMGVMGAFVFAAQMINFTIPMTGSSGHIGGGLLLSIMLGPYAAFITMASILAIQALFFADGGLLALGANIINLGFFTCFIAYPYIFKPMMKNKFDEKNLFKASLTASILGLQMGAFAVVLETLISGKTELPFWNFLLLMQPIHLAIGVVEGLVTAAVVTFVWKNRPEIISSSFENNKLSGVSIKSVASMIMIMAILTGGFVSWFASSNPDGLEWSMFKTSGQEELEADGHVYEKSASLQEKTAVLPDYGFKNTEGSNIGTSVSGIIGGGITFVVASALGFGINQYKKKNKTDKKAA, translated from the coding sequence ATGCATATGGCTGATGCTTTAATGTCACCTGCTGTAGGAACTGCTTTATGGGGAAGCAGTGCAGTGGCTATGGCTTATTCTTCAAAAAAGGTTCAAAGTGGGTTGGACGATAATAAAATTCCACTGATGGGAGTTATGGGGGCTTTTGTTTTCGCGGCTCAAATGATTAACTTTACAATACCTATGACAGGCTCTAGTGGACATATAGGTGGAGGCTTGTTGTTATCAATTATGTTAGGACCTTATGCGGCATTCATAACGATGGCGTCAATACTGGCAATCCAAGCTTTGTTTTTTGCAGATGGAGGGTTGCTAGCATTAGGAGCGAATATTATAAACCTAGGATTTTTTACTTGTTTTATTGCATATCCATATATTTTTAAACCTATGATGAAAAATAAATTTGATGAGAAGAATTTATTTAAAGCAAGCCTTACAGCTTCAATATTAGGACTTCAAATGGGAGCCTTTGCAGTTGTACTTGAAACTTTGATTTCAGGCAAAACCGAACTGCCATTTTGGAACTTTTTACTTCTAATGCAACCTATACATCTTGCAATTGGAGTAGTTGAAGGTTTAGTTACTGCAGCTGTAGTTACTTTTGTTTGGAAGAATAGACCAGAGATTATTTCATCATCTTTTGAGAATAATAAACTTTCAGGAGTTTCTATTAAAAGCGTAGCATCAATGATTATGATTATGGCTATTTTAACAGGAGGCTTTGTTTCTTGGTTTGCATCCTCAAATCCCGATGGACTTGAATGGTCGATGTTTAAAACATCTGGACAAGAAGAGCTAGAAGCAGATGGCCATGTTTATGAAAAATCTGCTAGCCTTCAAGAAAAAACTGCAGTACTTCCCGATTATGGCTTTAAGAATACAGAAGGAAGCAATATAGGAACTTCAGTATCTGGAATTATAGGCGGTGGAATTACATTTGTCGTTGCATCTGCTTTGGGATTTGGGATTAATCAATATAAAAAGAAAAATAAAACAGATAAAAAAGCTGCATAA
- a CDS encoding general stress protein, with the protein MVNKKLIGVFKTETDAIKVIESLRANGYSDKEISVMAKHHDEIRNVENVTNTKIKTEDTARNTTTGAVTGGIIGGAGALLAEIGVLAIPGVGPFLAAGPIAATLGGIIAGGAVGGLAGALVDLGVDEAELDEFKGYLDQGYIIVAVDERDDYRRDLVYTHYRDNNSVIMDKYDYDNRVL; encoded by the coding sequence ATGGTTAACAAGAAACTTATAGGAGTATTTAAAACAGAAACTGATGCAATCAAAGTTATTGAAAGTCTTAGAGCAAATGGATATAGCGACAAAGAAATATCTGTTATGGCTAAACATCATGATGAAATAAGAAATGTAGAGAATGTAACTAATACTAAAATAAAAACTGAGGACACTGCTAGAAATACTACAACAGGTGCAGTAACCGGTGGTATTATAGGCGGGGCAGGAGCCTTACTTGCTGAAATAGGAGTACTTGCTATCCCTGGCGTAGGACCGTTTTTAGCTGCTGGCCCTATAGCCGCAACTCTTGGAGGTATAATAGCAGGTGGAGCAGTAGGCGGACTTGCTGGTGCTTTAGTTGATTTAGGAGTAGATGAAGCTGAACTTGATGAATTTAAAGGATATCTAGACCAAGGATATATTATAGTTGCGGTTGATGAACGTGATGATTACAGAAGAGATCTAGTATATACACATTATCGTGACAACAACAGTGTAATTATGGATAAATATGATTACGACAATAGAGTATTATAA
- the cbiQ gene encoding cobalt ECF transporter T component CbiQ, translating into MSNIAKSSQNLRWMDNQSDKNTIIHRINPVVKLVVSLIYIFTIISFDNYSPQRLIPFIFYIFIVSSLAEISLIHLLKLSAVSLPLIIGIGIFNPIFNREVAYYIGSIPISFGMLSFCTLFIKSLMTVISGLLLVATTGINNLGMALRKIGLPKIFAVQIMLTYRYITVFMEEVNTTLTAHSLRANNKGVSYKSYGYLVGNILLRTIDRSQKIYEAMCLRGFHGDYVTGKNPKINKTDIIYLAVWSSLFIFIRYFNLSQIIGNLIIGEF; encoded by the coding sequence ATGTCTAATATTGCTAAATCTAGTCAAAATTTAAGATGGATGGATAATCAAAGCGATAAAAACACTATAATTCACAGGATAAACCCAGTTGTAAAGCTAGTCGTATCTTTGATTTATATATTTACTATAATATCCTTTGACAACTATTCACCTCAGAGGCTTATTCCATTTATTTTTTACATATTCATTGTGAGCTCACTTGCTGAGATTTCACTGATTCATTTACTTAAGCTTTCTGCTGTATCACTGCCACTTATAATTGGGATTGGGATATTCAACCCTATTTTTAATCGAGAAGTTGCATATTACATAGGAAGCATACCTATTTCTTTTGGTATGCTTTCTTTTTGTACGTTATTTATAAAATCATTGATGACAGTAATTTCAGGATTGCTATTAGTCGCTACTACTGGAATAAATAACCTTGGAATGGCACTTAGAAAAATTGGACTTCCTAAGATATTTGCAGTTCAGATTATGTTGACTTATAGATATATCACTGTTTTTATGGAGGAAGTAAACACAACTCTCACAGCTCACTCTTTAAGAGCAAACAACAAAGGGGTTTCATATAAGTCATACGGATATCTCGTGGGAAATATCTTGCTTAGAACTATTGATAGATCTCAGAAAATATATGAAGCGATGTGTCTAAGAGGTTTTCATGGAGATTATGTAACTGGAAAAAATCCTAAGATAAATAAAACTGATATTATATATTTAGCTGTATGGTCGAGTTTATTTATTTTTATTAGATATTTTAATTTATCACAGATAATTGGAAATTTGATTATAGGAGAGTTTTAA
- a CDS encoding P-II family nitrogen regulator has translation MIIYDMNVLILKHGMGSKAIAMAKECNISGGTVLLGKGTIRNSFLSFFELAESTKEIVLIIANRELGCKFLERANSEFNLIHQNHGIAFSIELSKVMGYTSYKKDTLNYCQTGGEVMFNYDSIFVIVDKGKGEDVVDAASEAGARGATIVNARGSGVHETSKIFAIEIEPEKEIVLILTKDDITQAVCDNINKKMKLDESGNGILFVQKVNKAYGIY, from the coding sequence ATGATAATATATGATATGAATGTACTGATTTTAAAGCATGGTATGGGTAGTAAAGCTATAGCTATGGCAAAGGAATGCAATATATCAGGAGGAACTGTGCTCCTTGGAAAAGGAACCATCAGAAATTCTTTTTTGAGTTTTTTTGAGCTAGCTGAGTCTACTAAAGAGATAGTTTTAATTATTGCAAATAGAGAGCTAGGGTGCAAGTTCTTAGAAAGAGCTAATAGCGAATTTAATTTGATACATCAGAATCATGGAATAGCTTTTTCTATTGAGCTATCAAAGGTCATGGGGTATACAAGCTACAAGAAGGATACTTTAAATTACTGCCAAACTGGAGGAGAAGTTATGTTTAATTACGATTCTATTTTTGTAATAGTTGATAAAGGAAAAGGTGAGGATGTAGTAGATGCAGCTAGCGAGGCTGGAGCTAGAGGAGCAACTATTGTAAATGCAAGAGGCTCTGGAGTCCATGAAACTAGTAAAATCTTTGCGATAGAAATAGAACCGGAGAAAGAAATTGTTTTAATTCTTACAAAAGACGATATCACACAGGCTGTTTGTGACAACATAAATAAAAAAATGAAGCTTGATGAATCTGGAAATGGAATATTGTTTGTGCAAAAAGTTAATAAAGCCTATGGAATATATTAG